The Kribbella sp. HUAS MG21 genome includes the window CGAGTGGGAGGACGTGCACGCCGAGGCCTGCCGCTGGGAGCACGTGATGAGCGACGCGGTCGAGCTCCGGCTGCTGCAGATCCTCGGCAACCCGACGGAATCGCCGTACGGCAACCCGATCCCGGGTCTGGAGGAGCTGCAGAAGGACCACCAGGCGAGCGACATCGGGGACTTCCGGATCGGTGTCGAGCCGCTGGACCGGGTCCTCGACGGCGCCACCGGCGACAGCGTGCGGGTGCTGGTCCGGCGGATCGCCGAGCCGGTGCAGACCGACGACTTCGCGATGGCGGTGCTGCGCAAGGCCGGTGCGCTGCCCGGGCGCGAGGTCGACTCGACGCTGGACGCCGAGGGCGTGCTGGTCGGCAGCCGGGAAGCCGGCGGCGTGATCAGCGACGAGACCGCGGGCCACATCTTCGTCAGCCGGGTCTGAGTAGGGGCGAGGTACTTCAACTCTCTGTTAACGCAGCGCACCCGATGGCGTACGTCGGGTGTTCTGCGGGTAGCGTCGGGCCGCGATGTCTGAGAATCCTGTCGATTGGCCGCAGTATCTGCGGGAGTTCCATACCGCCACCCCGGGCAGCACCGAGGCGTTGCTGTCGCGTGCGGTGGCCGGCGACCACACGCCGTACCGCTGGCTGGTCCGCGCCGTCTCCGGCGAGGCGCGCAGGGTGCTCGACCTGGCCTGCGGCAACGGGCCGGTGGCGCGTGAGCTGTACGGGCGCTGGGTCGTCGGAGTCGACAACAACGCGGCCCAGCTCGAGGCCGCGCCCGGCCCGAAGGTGCAGGCGGACGCGTTGCACCTGCCGTTCGCGAACGAGGTCTTCGACGTCGTCACCTGCTCGATGGGGCTGATGGTGCTGCAGCCGCTGCCGGACGTGCTCGCCGAGGCGGCGCGGGTGCTGCGGCGGGGCGGCGTACTGGCTGCGATCGTGCCCGCCGTCCGGCCGCTGCGGCGCGGTGACATCCGGACGTTGAGCGGCCTGACCACGCGGCTGCGGTCGACGCCGCAGTTCCCGGCCGGTGGCGAGATCACCGAGCTGAAGGACCAGCTGAAGCACGCCGGGTTCGACGTGATGGAGAGCCAGCGCGAGCGGTACGTGTACATGATCCGCAGCCGCGACGACGCGCGCCGGCTGGTGAACGCGCTCTACCTCCCCGGGACGCCCGACGTACGGCGGGACACCGCGGCCGGCTGGCTGGCGGACCGGGCGGAGGCCAAGAACGGGCTCGAGGTGGCGATCCCGATCCGCCGGATCACCGCGATGCGGACCAAGGTGGCGCTCGCCACGTCCTGATGGGGCCCGGGTCGGTACCGTGTGCAGGTGAGTGCGCTGCGCTGGTCCGTCCGGAGGCTCGACCGGGCGCTCGACGGTGAGACGGTCTACCGCGAGCTGCTGGCCGCGGAACCGGTCGCGTACTGGCTCGACGGCAGCCTGACCGAGCGTTCACCCCGACGGGTGTCGGTCTTGGGGACGACGGCAGGCGCCGAGGTGATCACGCGGGACGTGGCCGACGGCGACGTCTTCGCCGAGCTGAACGAACTGCTCGCGGCTCGTCGCGCGCAACCGCCTGCCGAGCTGGAAGGCTTGTTCTGCGGCGGCTACGTCGGGTACTTCGGCTACGAGCTGAAAGCGCTGACCGGGGGAGTCGCCGCGCACGAGGCCCCGACCCCCGACGCGCTGTGGATCTGGGCGAACCGGTTCGTCGTGATCGACCACGACCGGGACCTCACGTACCTGGTGGCGATCGACGGCGGCGAGGACTGGCTGGACCGGGCCGAGGAGGCCGCCTCGAACTGGTGGATGGGCGGCGTCGACGTCCCCGCGATCGCCCGCCTCGACCTCGAGTCGCACCTGGAGCAGGACCGGGCGACGTACCTGGCCGGGATCGAACGCTGCCTGGCCGAGC containing:
- a CDS encoding class I SAM-dependent methyltransferase codes for the protein MSENPVDWPQYLREFHTATPGSTEALLSRAVAGDHTPYRWLVRAVSGEARRVLDLACGNGPVARELYGRWVVGVDNNAAQLEAAPGPKVQADALHLPFANEVFDVVTCSMGLMVLQPLPDVLAEAARVLRRGGVLAAIVPAVRPLRRGDIRTLSGLTTRLRSTPQFPAGGEITELKDQLKHAGFDVMESQRERYVYMIRSRDDARRLVNALYLPGTPDVRRDTAAGWLADRAEAKNGLEVAIPIRRITAMRTKVALATS
- a CDS encoding metal-dependent transcriptional regulator, whose amino-acid sequence is MSDLIDTTEMYLRTVYELEEEGIVPLRARIAERLHQSGPTVSQTVARMERDGLIKVEGDRHLELTDVGRKQAVRVMRKHRLAERLLVDVIGLEWEDVHAEACRWEHVMSDAVELRLLQILGNPTESPYGNPIPGLEELQKDHQASDIGDFRIGVEPLDRVLDGATGDSVRVLVRRIAEPVQTDDFAMAVLRKAGALPGREVDSTLDAEGVLVGSREAGGVISDETAGHIFVSRV